The following proteins are encoded in a genomic region of Actinomadura sp. NAK00032:
- a CDS encoding nuclear transport factor 2 family protein, translated as MSTLEIIETCTRMAWHADQREWDRLETVFADKVTLDYTSLNGGEPAVLTPRQIVDAWSATLGGFDATQHLITNHLVDIDGDRAVCTAAFQATHRLATPHGSPLWTLGGNYRFDLAHTAGGWRITGVVMTATWADGNQNLLALAAARS; from the coding sequence ATGTCCACCTTGGAGATCATCGAGACGTGCACGCGCATGGCATGGCACGCCGACCAGCGCGAGTGGGACCGGCTCGAGACCGTGTTCGCCGACAAGGTCACGCTCGACTACACCAGCCTGAACGGCGGTGAGCCCGCCGTGCTGACGCCGCGCCAGATCGTCGACGCGTGGTCGGCCACGCTCGGCGGCTTCGACGCCACCCAGCACCTGATCACCAACCACCTCGTCGACATCGACGGCGACCGCGCCGTCTGCACCGCCGCGTTCCAGGCCACCCACCGGCTGGCCACCCCGCACGGCTCCCCGCTGTGGACGCTCGGCGGCAACTACCGCTTCGACCTCGCTCACACCGCCGGCGGATGGCGGATCACCGGCGTCGTCATGACCGCCACCTGGGCCGACGGCAACCAGAACCTTCTCGCCCTCGCCGCCGCCCGCAGCTGA
- a CDS encoding DUF1579 family protein encodes MIRRLALPAAAAVAVLGLTGAAGASTATVAPKPAASTTAAPSPGGDLAPGPYHRALDPLAGTWRAVKTNYVLGAGGAPVVSRDIVVKVNWIRKTGGRFLQERTSGTLAGDRYFRVGVLGFSTIDRRYEWTTFDSVTPTAMTYRGAPVTGSPSVLSIPGEFTDPGILGPEYRGRTIPMRTVIDLRGKPTFDLYFTPPGQTERLIDRVVYTRKIK; translated from the coding sequence TTGATCAGAAGGCTCGCGCTGCCGGCCGCCGCGGCCGTCGCCGTCCTCGGGCTGACCGGCGCGGCCGGCGCCTCCACCGCGACGGTCGCGCCGAAACCCGCCGCGTCCACGACGGCCGCGCCCTCACCGGGCGGCGACCTGGCGCCCGGCCCGTATCACCGCGCGCTCGACCCGCTGGCCGGCACCTGGAGGGCGGTCAAGACCAACTACGTCCTCGGCGCCGGCGGTGCACCGGTCGTCTCCCGCGACATCGTCGTCAAGGTGAACTGGATCAGGAAGACCGGCGGGCGCTTCCTGCAGGAGAGGACCTCCGGCACCCTCGCCGGTGACCGCTACTTCCGCGTCGGGGTCCTCGGCTTCTCCACCATCGACCGGCGCTACGAGTGGACGACCTTCGACAGCGTCACCCCCACTGCCATGACCTACCGCGGCGCACCCGTCACCGGGTCGCCGTCGGTGCTGTCGATCCCCGGCGAGTTCACCGACCCGGGCATCCTCGGCCCCGAGTACCGGGGCAGGACCATACCGATGCGCACCGTCATCGACCTCCGCGGCAAGCCCACGTTCGATCTCTATTTCACTCCGCCCGGACAGACCGAGCGCCTCATCGACCGCGTCGTCTACACCCGCAAGATCAAGTAG
- a CDS encoding dihydrofolate reductase family protein, with product MDAERKIVAGLFTSLDGVVEAPEAWHFPYLDEQMGAAVGQMHAEADTLLMGRVTYEAFASVWPHQTGPLADAINGIRKLVASTTLRDAGWNNAAVIDGDVIAAVKELKRQPGKNVNLSGSISLTRALLEAGLLDELRLLVHPIVLGSGQRLFPEGTVRTPLTLVGSATYASGVMDLIYRPA from the coding sequence ATGGACGCTGAGCGAAAGATCGTGGCCGGGCTGTTCACATCGCTGGACGGTGTGGTGGAGGCGCCGGAGGCCTGGCACTTCCCGTACCTGGACGAGCAGATGGGCGCCGCGGTCGGTCAGATGCACGCCGAGGCCGACACACTGCTGATGGGGCGGGTGACCTATGAGGCGTTCGCGTCGGTCTGGCCGCACCAGACCGGTCCGCTGGCCGATGCGATCAACGGCATCCGCAAGCTGGTCGCCTCCACCACCCTGCGCGACGCCGGCTGGAACAACGCCGCCGTGATCGACGGTGACGTGATCGCCGCGGTCAAGGAGCTCAAGCGGCAGCCGGGCAAGAACGTCAACCTGTCCGGCAGCATCAGCCTGACCCGCGCCCTGCTGGAGGCCGGGCTGCTGGACGAACTGCGGCTGCTGGTGCACCCGATCGTGCTGGGCAGCGGTCAGCGGCTGTTCCCCGAGGGCACCGTCCGTACTCCGCTGACCCTGGTCGGCTCTGCCACCTACGCCTCCGGCGTGATGGACCTGATCTACCGACCGGCCTGA
- a CDS encoding DUF4287 domain-containing protein produces MSFQAYLDTIEDKTGLTPREFIALAQQRGFDDPAVKATPIIEWLKQDYDLGRGHAMALVHVIKKGAKIDAKHVGTSGSHRDESDTLWLDGKHNRPA; encoded by the coding sequence ATGTCCTTCCAGGCCTACCTCGACACCATCGAAGACAAGACCGGGCTGACGCCGCGCGAGTTCATCGCACTGGCCCAGCAGCGCGGCTTCGACGATCCCGCCGTCAAGGCCACCCCCATCATCGAGTGGCTCAAGCAGGACTACGACCTCGGCCGCGGGCACGCGATGGCCCTGGTGCACGTCATCAAGAAGGGCGCGAAGATCGACGCCAAGCACGTCGGAACCTCGGGCTCGCACCGCGACGAGTCCGACACGCTCTGGCTCGACGGGAAGCACAACCGCCCCGCCTGA